From Candidatus Glassbacteria bacterium:
CCTCCCTCCCTGGAGAAAACTTCCGTCACCGGCCCTTCCAGCGCCTCGCGCTCGGCCCTGGTCCGGTTGGGTACATAGGTGTAAACTTCCATGTCAAGCGTCCCGCTCAGCTCATTCTTGAACTGGTAGGTTTCGGGAGTCAGGTACCCGTTATCGACAAACAGCACACGGGTCCCCGGCGCGGCCTCGCCGACCAGGTGCAGCATCACCGCCGAGTGCAAGCCGAAACTGGTGGACAGGATCAGCGAGTCGCCGAAACGCCCCCGAGCCCACAGGATTCGCTCGATCGGGCTTCTGCCGGCCAGCAATTCATTCGCTTCCCGCAGTTCGCGCTGATCGAGATCGGCATTTTGTGCGGATCCCACTGGCATAATCACTTACTCCTCCCGGCTGGCCGGCTTGCCGAAATACTGCCGGCTTTGTTACTCAAAACTTCTGTAAGCGGCGGTCCTGCTTGACAACCGCCCAATGTTCATTACTTTGATTGATTTAATGCAGTATGGCAAATATATCACATTCAGACAGATCAGTCAAGAGTTAACCTTCTCCTTATCGAAACCGGCTGGAAGGTTGCGTGACGGCTGTCTGTTAAGCGGATACTTGCCCAGCCAGCCTGTCGAGAGTATAATAGTTCAAAATCCACTAACCACTCTGCCCTTCAGGGAGGAATCAGATGAATCTATCGAGGATAACCGCCGGCTTTCTGTCACTGGCTGTCGCCATCATCCCGCTTACCGGATCCGGAGCGTTTGCCGGCGACGCCACGGTGAATGCCGCCGACTACCGGAGTTCCGGCTCCCACACTTCAGGTATCCAGGAGGCTGTCTACGCCCTGGGCGAGGGCGGCGGGACCGTGCTGATCCCGGCCGGTGTTTACGAAATCGACCGGGCGATCCACCTGGGCACGGGTGTCCAGCTCAAGGGCGAGGGCGAACACACGGTTATTGCGCGCAGGGACGAGCCCGTGCAGGTAAAAATTACCCAGCCCGCCCTGACTGGCGGCACAAGTGTGACCGTGGCCGACGCCTCTGTGTTTCGTGTCGGCCAGGAAGTGACTGTGCGCAGCGACGATTCGCACGGCTGGTGGTGCGCCCACGCTTACATAACAAGTATTGACGGTAACACGGTCCAGCTCGACCGCGAACTGGTCCACGATTACAAGCCCGATGAAAACGCCTCGCTCAACAATTTCTTCCCCGCGCTCTACGCAATCGAAAAAAAGCTGATCCGGATCGAGGACCTGGCGATCGACGGGCGGCTGGGGGAGAACCGGGATTTCGAGAACGACTTCACGGTCAGCGCGATCCACACCCGCGACGTTTCGGACAGCTATATCGCCAGGGTGCATATCACCGGCTGGCCCGGCGACGGGGTCAGCATCCAGACCGGCGACAACGTGACCGTGACCGAGTGCACCAGCGAGCACAACCTGGGCCACGGATTCCATCCGGGCACCGGGATCGCCAGCGGCAGCTGGACCAACAACGTGGGCCGGTTCAACGGCTGGGACGGCCTCTATTTCTGCCACCGGGTGCGTCATACCACCGTCTCGGGAAACCGGTTCCACGATAACGGCTGGAACGGGATCGGCGGGCTGGGAGTGGGCGGCGACGGCGGCGACCGCTACAACGTGATCAGCGAAAACTTCTGTTACAACAACGCCCGCTGCGGAATCGAGGCGACCAACGGCGGCAACAATATCGTGGTCAACAATGTCTGCGAGAACAACAGCCGCTCCGAAGCCGGCCGTTATCCCGGCATCCTGGTGGAGGACACTCATTCCAGCGTAATCAGCGGCAACCGCTGCCTCGATTTCCAGGACCCCGCCGAAGACAAGACTCAGGGCTGGGGAATCCTGGTGGTCGGCGACAGCCACGGCAACGTGATCCTGGGCAACATCCTCTCCGGCCATATCCACGGCGGAGTGGGCGGCGAGGCGCTGGACCGCAACGTGGTGGCCGACAATATCACCCACGATGAGCATGTGCCGGCCGGGAAGTAGGCAGGTGATGAGAGCGATCGGAATATCAGCCCTGTTTGTCGCGATCCTGCTGGCAGGGGCAACTTGCGGGGCCGGGAATGAAGCTCTAAAAAATTTCGAGCCGGGCGAACTGAGCGTGGCGCGGCTGGAGAAAGCCGCCCGTGCCGCCGGGGTCCAGCTCGAACGGGTGGAGGCGCAGATCCCGGCCGCGCACAGACCCGGGGTGGAATTCCGTACTCTGGCCTGGGATGACAGCCTGCTGGTGGAGCTGCGCCGGCGCTACGACCTGGCCGGAGTGATCGACAGCGCGCGCCACGAGTGGCACGCCCAGTTGCTGCTCAACCACTGGATCCACAACCGGATCGAAAACGGCACACCGGGAGCCGAGGTCTCAAACGCGATTGAAATTCTCGATGCGGCCGCCGAGGGCAAAACGTTCTGGTGCAGCTATT
This genomic window contains:
- a CDS encoding phosphoadenosine phosphosulfate reductase family protein, giving the protein MPVGSAQNADLDQRELREANELLAGRSPIERILWARGRFGDSLILSTSFGLHSAVMLHLVGEAAPGTRVLFVDNGYLTPETYQFKNELSGTLDMEVYTYVPNRTRAEREALEGPVTEVFSREGG
- a CDS encoding right-handed parallel beta-helix repeat-containing protein; this translates as MNLSRITAGFLSLAVAIIPLTGSGAFAGDATVNAADYRSSGSHTSGIQEAVYALGEGGGTVLIPAGVYEIDRAIHLGTGVQLKGEGEHTVIARRDEPVQVKITQPALTGGTSVTVADASVFRVGQEVTVRSDDSHGWWCAHAYITSIDGNTVQLDRELVHDYKPDENASLNNFFPALYAIEKKLIRIEDLAIDGRLGENRDFENDFTVSAIHTRDVSDSYIARVHITGWPGDGVSIQTGDNVTVTECTSEHNLGHGFHPGTGIASGSWTNNVGRFNGWDGLYFCHRVRHTTVSGNRFHDNGWNGIGGLGVGGDGGDRYNVISENFCYNNARCGIEATNGGNNIVVNNVCENNSRSEAGRYPGILVEDTHSSVISGNRCLDFQDPAEDKTQGWGILVVGDSHGNVILGNILSGHIHGGVGGEALDRNVVADNITHDEHVPAGK